Part of the Ignatzschineria larvae DSM 13226 genome, TATTTCTATTTTAGTAATAAAAGTTCGCTAGCCAAAGTGACAAAAAAAGTAGAAGAGTATAGTCAAATTGCAAATGCATCAGATGCGATAGATCCAACAGGAAAAGTGATGCTGCCTGAATTAAATATTCTCAGAGATGCCACGTTAGAGCTTGGGGATTATCACACGCAAACATTTTATTCTGATCTAGGACTTAATCAGAGTAAAAAAGTGGGAAAAGCGGTTGAAGAAACGTATTTACGTCTATTAAATTATCGTTATCTACGTCATTTAATGGCGGGTATTGCCCAAGCTTTAACACTGGCAGAGCCAGAAAGTGATGAGCAACTAAAATTATTACGTGTTTTTCATATGCTAACGCAAAAAAAAGCGAGGCAGCCGGGCATTGTCAAAAATTACTTTGCTGATTATTGGCAGCGCTTTTATGCCGGAGATGCAACGACACAAATAAGCTTAATGAACCATTTAGATTACTCCTTGCAACATACAGATCTTGGCGGAGAGAGAGCACGAAATGTACAAGAGGCAGAAAATGTATTGGTGCCGTACGATAGTTTAATCAAAAGTACACAAGCTGATTTAAGAAAAATACCTATGGAACAGCGTATTTATCGCAGTTTTAAATATTATGGATTAGCACGATATGAGACTCCACTAGATCTGCGTACAGAGATTGGACCTGCATTTGATATTATTTTTGATACTAACCTAGATAATAGAACTACTGAAATACCAATGATTTTCACGAAAAAAGGGCTAGATCAATATTACACAGTACAAACAGATAGGGTATATGAACTAGCATTAGTGGATGATTGGATTATAGGGCAGCGTGATGATGTCTCTTATACTAATGAGGATCTTGAATGGTTTAAAACAAAGATTAGAGAATACTATGGTGCTGACTATGTTGCCAATTGGCGTCAAGCATTGAATGCTCTACATGTGAAGAAGTTTGAAAATATTAGTGATGGCGTACTTGTTTTAGATAGCGTTTTAGGTGGAAGTCAGCCTTTTCAGCGCTTGTTGTCTACAATCAATGAAAACACACATCTATTTGCAAACTTGCCGGAAGATAATGAGGCGCGTGCTGAGTTAGAAAAGTCGCACTCTTATGCCCTTGCTTCAAAAGTTAATCGAGATTTTAGTAAGCTCAATATGTTAACTAAAAGCGTCGCAAGTACCGAGGAAGATGGTATCGCGCCCATTTTCAATACGGAAGTGATGGATCATATTCAAAATGTTCACTCACAGCTAAAAGCAATTCAAGATGCCCCTAATTCCGGACAGCTTGCATTAATTACAGCAAAAAATCGTATTAATTTAAACGATAGTGATCCTATTTATGCTTTAAGTCGAGTAGCATCAAAATTGCCGGCGCCAATGAATAATATTGTCAGTCGATTAGCGACTGAATCTTGGAATGTTATTTTAGAAGCAGCTTTGGCAGAAGTAGATAAAAAATGGAATGAGAAGGTTTATTATGAGTTTAGTACGGTACTTGCTGATAAATATCCATTTAACAAAGATGCAAAAATAGATGTTTCTCTGGATGAATTTATTCATTTCTTTGGTAAAGAGGGGACTATTACCCAGTTTTATCAAAATGATTTAGCACCTTTCTTAAATGAACAATTAATGGTTGATAATGGTAATGAATCTTTGATTAAGGATAGCGTACGCAATCAGCTCGAAATGGCTGAGCAGATCCGTCAAGCTTTTTTCAATCAGCAAGGAGTATTAGGTATTGAATTTATGATTGCCCCTGTGTCAATGGGTCATCAGGTGCAACGAAGCGTTTTAAATATCGAGGGACAATATGTTGTTTATACACATGGGCCTAAACATGGATACTCTTTAGTTTGGCCAAATACAATCTCAACACCTTCTCACGAGACAGTCGTAAGGTTAACTATGACCGGCGGCAGACAGAGTCAGAGAACGCTTACCTATCAAGGACCTTGGGCAATTTTTAGAATGTTAGATAATGGACAGATTACAAGTCTTGATAGTCACACTTTATCGATTACTTATAATCTAAGCGGCATACCTATGCGTTATGAATTGACAGCTTTTGGAGATATTAATCCCTTTACTGTCTCTTTATTACGAAATTTTTATCTATCGCCTTCTTTGTATAAATAAGCGAAAAAGGATCTATTCATCAATGCATATGATATTTAGAAAAGTGGAGCATAGCTTGGCTATGTTGTTAATTATCTTTAAACATTCTCTACGATACTTATGGGTCATAGGTACGCTTATGGTCATCCAAGCGTGTGCTATTTATAAGGGGGATAATGAGAAATATCTATTTCATGATTATGATATTAAGCGGTATGACATCACCCAGTCTTTTGTCTGTCAAGTAGTCACGCAGAAAAAAGTCTCTTGGCAAGCAAGACAAGCATTTCAAAAAGCAGAAAAATCTTTTAGCCAAAATATCCCTCTCGAAGAAAAGGTAGCGTTATATGAGAAAGCCTTAGAATCGGGAGAGACAAAGGCTTTAAGTAGAATGTTAGTACTGTATGAAGTATATGCTGCAAGTAATAAGGAGGCGGCCGAAGGCTCTGAATATGAAGACTATATGGCTGAAATTATCAATATTCATCATAAGATGTTGATTGAGTATAACCTTCCAGAGGGATTTAGTGCTTATGCAAAACTAAAGAAGGACGGTAAGCTGCTCTATAAAGATGATATAAAAGCGCTCAATTATACTTATCATGCCGCAATGCTTGGAGATCTCGATGGCCTGTTAATGCTTGGCGATCATTATATGTATGTAGAGGGTGATTATTTCAAGGGAAAAGAAGTCTATGAATGCGCCGCAAAGCAAAACAACATTCGTGCAGATCTAGCATTAGCGAAGGCGTATGAAATATTTGAGGAAAATTATCCTAAATCATTACAAAACCATATAAAAGCTGCAGAGAAAGGCGCGCCTCAAAGCCTCTTATATTTGCGTGCAACATTTAGAGATGGATTAAATGGTTACGATAAAGATCCTGATCTTGCCATGTGTTTCCACTGGTTTAACGAAGCATTCTTATTACAATCCAATCAATCCTTAGCCGGTATACGCTGGTCATGTCCACTTCCTGAGCATCCTGAGCTTGGCAAAGGAGATCTTCCTTATGATGATGAACGAAAATTATCAATTCAGAAGGTAGAGCAGGAATTTAATCCAACACCTGTTCAACGTAATCAACACATGATTACTCCTCTCACAGAGATGGTGAAAAAAGAAGAACAAAAACAAATGTCAAATAATAAATTATTAAGATCATTACAGGTAGTAAAAAGCAAGCTATAAGCTCAATCTAATTAGGGGAAATGCCATGTTATTAACTAAGGAAATACCATTGCCGGGCACTATATCTATAGATACAACAGAACAAGGTGGTCATTCAGGAAATACAACCGTACTGAAAAAACTTATTGTCGAAACTGCTATTACAGGAGATATTCAGGTGGATAAAACGGGAAGCCTTGTTATTAAAGGGAAAGTGGTAGGAGATATTACTAATTATGGCTATCTTAATGTAGAGGCCTCGGCCTCAATTGTGGGGACACTCTATAATTATGGAAAATTAACCTTAAAAGGGAGTTTGTCTGAAGGCGCTTTATATCTTAAGTCTGGCTCACATGCGCTTATTCATTCTCAACAGATGAATAAGATTACAACGATTTCATCAGAGGCTAATGCTTTCGTTGAAATGATTTCCGGGGGTGGATTCAATGTTAGCTCATAATATCACTCATCTATTTGATTCCCAGCAAAAATATTTCTATACTCTGCAAGTTAATAATGATCATGACTTGCGAGTAGTTAGCTTTTCACTCTCCGAGGAGATCTCTCAGCCTTTTAAAGCGACAATAGTGGTCGCTTCAACCTCATACCATTTAGATTTTAGTCAATTTCTAGATCATACCGGATTGTTTACATTCTATCGTAATGGTGAAGTGCAGCGATATCTGCATGGTGTGATTACCTCTATCGCCAAAGGTGATCGAAAGAATCGTTACTATCTTTACACTCTGACACTTGAACCACGTATTTTTAAACTTGGTTTGCGTCAAAATGTGCGGATCTTTCAGCAACAAAGTGTAGAAAAAATCGTCACTACTTTACTCAAAGAATCCGGTGTTTTCTTCTTTAATTGGAGTTTAACAGCTAAATATGATTATCGTGAATATTGTGTGCAATACCGCGAAACTGATCTAGCTTTTATCGATAGACTCCTAGCTGAAGAAGGTATGAGTTACTATTTTGAGCATTTAGAAGATCGACATATTTTCGTAGTTTATGATCGATATACGGGGACAGGCTCGTTAGACCGTAAGATTCCCTATCACTTGCCGCAAGGGGGTGCTGCACCTGCCGAGTCGATCTATAGCCTCTATTATCGAGAAGAGATTGGTTTTTCACATGTAAAACTCACAGATTATTGTTTCAAAAAATCAGCTTACACGCTCAGTAATGATGCGCAAGCAGATCTTAGTAGCCACGGTCAGAATAGACAATATTTCTACTACGATTATCCCGGGCGTTATAAAGAGGATATCAGCGGTGAACGCTATACCCGTAAACGATTAGCAAAACTGAGAAAATCCCTCAATACAGCAGAAGTTAGTAGTAATGTATTGTCATTAATAGCAGGGTATCGTTTAACTTTAGATGATCATATTGATGATTCTTTAAATCGAGATTGGCTAGTTGCTAAAATCACTCATGAAGGAACGCAGCATCAAGTTTTAGAAGAGGAAGGAATTGAAGGTACTGCTCTCTATCATAACCAAGCTACTTTAATAGATGCAAAAAGTGAATGGATCTCAGAGGGAAACTCAAAACCACAGATTGATGGCTCGCAAATCGCAGTCGTTGTTGGTCCTGATAATGAAGAGATCTATTGTGATGAATATGCGCGAGTACGGGTAAAGTTTCCTTGGGATATTTATAGAACACCTGAGCCGAGTAATGATTCTGGTTTAAGTTGTTGGATTCGAGTCTCCCAAGATTGGGCCGGTGCAGGATGGGGTTCGATGCAATTGCCACGAGTCGGGCAAGAGGTTATTGTTACTTTTTTAAATGGCGATCCAGACCAACCGATCATCACAGGGCGAGTTTATAATAATCTCCAAACGACTCCCTATAAAATGCCACGTTATAAGACAGTGACAACCATTAAGAGTAAAGAGGTTAAAGGCAGTGGTTATAACGAATTAATCTTAGATGATACCTATACGAAGATAAAAGCGATGCTCCATTCGACACACGGCGCATCCCAGCTTTCACTCGGCTATATTAAATCAGAACACCGAGTTGATAAACATCCTGATCACCGTGGCGATGGCTTTGAACTTAGAACGGATGAGTGGGGCGCTATTCGTGCCGGCAAAGGTTTATATATCTCCACAGATATCAGAGAGAAGGCGGAGAAAAAACAGCTTGATCTCGAGGAATCCATTGTTCAACTTGAACAAGCGCTTGCGCTTGCGAGAGAGCTAGCAAGAGCTGCCGATACGTCTCAAACCTATCGCACAGATGTAGATAATCAAGAATCTCAGTTTAAAGGAGTCTATCAAGAACTCAAATTGCCGGGAATGCTCTTAAGCTCTCCGGAAGGCATTGCGCTAACTAGTCCCAAAAGCATTCAAACTTCGAGCAGTCAAAATATTACGCTGACCAGTTATCAAAGTATTGATATGAGTAGCTTTAAGGATTTCAGAGTGGCAGCAAAAACAAATGTCTCAATCCTCGCGGTAGAAAAAGATCTCAACTTGATAGCGAACCAAGGACGCATGAAGATTCAGGCTCAGAATAATGAGTTGGAATTATCATCAAAACAAGAGCTGAGAGTGATCTCGAATGATAATAGTATTGTGATTGCGGCTCAAAACGGTATCAAACTTGTATCGGGTGGAGCTTATATTCTCATCAAAGATGGAAAAGTAGAAATTGGTGGGCCTCAACCTTTAGACATTAAAACGGCAGGTTTTAATGTAGTCGGTAGTAATAACATGCCTTATAACTTTACTAGTTATGGTTCAGAAAACCCGATGTTAAATGATGAGATGTTTGTAATCGAGGATGATGAAGGAAATCCGATTCCAGGCTTCAAATATAAGATCGAAAGAGAAGATGGCGAAGTTTTTCGTGGTCGAACAAATCATAAGGGTGAAACGATGAGGATAGGTTCGGGCAATCAAAATTTGAAAATAGAAGTATTCCGAGATTGGGAGGAGTAGGTAATGTCTAATGAACAAGGATATCAAAATTATGAGGCATATGAAGGTGATTATAGTAAAAACCAAGATGTCCGACAAGGCTCAAAAATGCCAATGGGACCTGGTAGCACTAATGGACGTGAAGGCTCATCGGTAAAGATTGTTTTAGAAAATTATACTATTAATGTCTTTTTTGATGGCACGGGAAACAACGTTCATAATACAGAGTTTAGACTATTAGATGAAGAATATGATGCACTTCAAAAGAAGAGACAATTTTATAAAAAAGAGCTTGCAGAAAGCATGGCTCAAGATATTAAGATAAATGTTCTCACAGAACGAAATGGTAAAACTTATATTACACAAAGAAGCCCAAATCTTCGTGAACGTATCCAAGAGGAGCAGCGATTAGCTAAAGAGCAAGCGCAGCTGAAAAAAAGAATTTCTGATATTGAGAATGAAATGGATCATCTTATTGATAAGAAAAAGTATAAAGATCGTACTTATCAAAAGGAGCCTAACGTCAGTTATCGTAATGAGTTTAGTAACGTTGCATTACTTCATCTAGGATCAGATGAGTTCTCAAAAAACAGTAAAAATATTTATATTGAGGGTGCTGGTACAACCAAGGATGAAGTTGATGATACTGAGGGTTTAGGTTTTGCCTCAGGTGAAAAAAGTGGTGTTTATGTACGTATCAATGAAGCATTTAAAAAAATTCAGGAAATTACAAAAATAATAAAAGCTCAAAGATATTCCGTTAATGTCTTTGGTTTTAGTCGCGGTTCATTTTATGCCCGTGTTTTTTGTGCATGGTTGAAAGCAGCTGAGTCAGCTAATGAAGGTGAAGAGCATACTCATAATCTACGGTACCAACACTTAAATGCACCTCCCGATCTTTTTAACATATCATTGTTAGGTATCTATGATACTGTTTCATCTCATGGAAAAGAGCATTACAGTGATCCTGAAGGTACAAGATCAATGTCCCCACTAGCACTATTCGATAGTGATCAATTCCCTTTAGCGATTACTAATGATGATCAAGATATTTATAAGATAGTCCACCTTACTGCCCAAAACGAATATCGAGATCATTTTCCATTAACGCCTATTACTGCAGCCTTAAAAAGCCAACCTACAAAAGGTGGAAGTGCCCTTGAAATAAGTTTCCCCGGAGCACACTCTAATCTCGGTGGTGCCTATACTGATGTATGGAAAGAAGAAAATCACTATATTAGTAAAACAGGATCTTTGGTATCACACCCATTTTTTGGAGAAAAAGATGGGGCGATTCATTGGAAATGGTGGGTAAATAAGGGGTATTATTTAAAATCAGAGTTATCTAAAAAACTCTACAAGAGTATTAGTATTAATCTCGTACCAAGTTTGGTCTCTGCATATTTTGTCGCAAACCGCGGTGTTCGTAATCATTATCAATATATCACGTTTGGAGCCATGCGAATGGCTGCAGAAAAATTTGGGACGATGAAATTTAATGAGAAACAAGAAAGATTGCAAGAACGACTGTATATTTTTGAGCAGGCTAAAAGAGGTCAGGATGTGAATAAACAAGAAGCTATTCAATATCAAAAAGAGATTTCTAATCAAAGAGCCAAGGTTTTATCTAATGTAGATGCAGCTATTCGAGCAAAAATGATTAAACATATGAATGACCATGGTAAGTTTGAATTTGAGTTATCTAAGGAACTTCCAGATCTCAAAGACCAAAAATGTTTATATGGCACATTTATTTGTAATAGTCTTCAACCAATATCAGCCACTTACAAAGATGAGGTAAGTCCTGTCTTTTTTGAAGGCGAATTTGAAAATGTCGAACAGCAATTATCTTATGAAAAGTACGATATTCAACCAGAAAAAAAATATGTTGAACGTCTAAGGACACCGTCAGTGACAATCCATGGTGTTGAGAATGAGGGAACCACAAGAAGGAATCAATCTGCGACAGGTATACCTTCACGTCCTACGGTGAAGGGTGGGTAATAAAAAAATGAAAAAATTAAGAATTAATTATTGGCTATTTATTTTTTGTATAGCTTTTGTATATTTTTTAATGGGTTGTAATATGAATAATAAAAGAGAGAGAGAGCAAGAAGTAGATATTTTTGGATATACGGTAACATTGGGTGCTCCTCAAGAATTTAATCTTTTGTTCGGCGGGCATAATAGTTACCTCTACTTGACAGAGGAAAATCAAGAAACTGGGGAGAAAATTGATAGAATAGTGACCTCTTTTCCGACTTTAGGAGATTTCCAAGGAGGATTTTGGCGAAATGGCGGTACTAAGACATCTAATAGTAATAGAGCTGAATTCCCAACGGGGATCTATCTGCAATGGTACTCATTGTTTGAAAAACAAGGCTGGAAAATACGTTTTGACTTCGATCCCATCTTTATGGAAAAACTCAAGTATCATTGTTTCAAAAATGTTAATGATGGAGCGGATGATTGCATTGTTGATCGTCGTAATTTTGGACAAGATTATATTTTAGGAAATTTTTCGTTCAATATTTATGCCATGCCCAGTGGGCTAGCCTACGTTTATATGTCAGGGGGTGGAGAAACTTATCTTCTTGGAGAGCTTCAAGCAGAACCCACAGATATTAATTTTGAGAGCTACAAAATAACTTTAGGCTCACGCCTCAATGAGACAGGAGATGAGGTATTTAATCGCCGACTCTCTTATCAAACAGAAGAATTTCAAAAAGCATATCACGACGGGACTCTCTCATTTAGTACCGAGAAGTGGGAACGCCGGATGAAACGATATGATTGGGAGCTTGTCGGCAATTCTTTTTACAAGATAAAAGGTCCTTTTAATTCTGTTTACACTAATGCGGAGATGTATAACATCTATCAAGACGGTAAAAACACTTTTCGAGATCGTCATGCCCCGCCGAATCATTTGACTGTTTATCTTGAAGGTACAGAACTATCGCCAAACCCGGGAGTTGTAAAAAGAGTTCGTTTTAAGTTTGATGACGATGAAATTATGAAGTCATTTGAAATAATGTCAGCGTTAGATCCTGATGTGAAATTACAACTACAATTAGATTTATCTGCCGATTTTACCGGACATCGTTTATTTTTAAAAAATGGTGATAAAATCCGCCGTATAGAAAGTACGATGTTCTATATCGAAGATATTCCCGAACTATATAAACCTGTTATTGAAGATCCTAACTATAAGATGCCTAGCGTGGATTAAGAGATAGGATAATGCTCTAATGAGGGATACTGGATGTAATTTCATTTATCAAAATTCTATCTATTTTCATTGCGATTATCCCGGGTGCTATAAAGAAGATATCAGCGGTGAGCGCTATACCACACCTGAGCCGAGTAATGATTCTGGTTTAAGTTGCTGGATTCGAGTCTCTCAAGATTGGGCCGGTGCAGGATGGGGTTCGATGCAATTGCCACGAGTCGGGCAAGAGGTTATTGTCACTTTTTTAAATGGCGATCCAGACCAACCGATCATCACAGGGCGAGTTTATAATAATCTCCAAACTACTCCGTATAAAATGCCGCGTTATAAAACAGTGACAACCATTAAGAGTAAAGAGGTTAAAGGTAGTGGTTATAACGAATTAATCTTAGATGATACCTATACGAAGATAAAAGCGATGCTCCATTCTACACACGGCGCATCCCAGCTTTCACTCGGCTATATTAAATCAGAACACCGAGTTGATAAACATCCTGATCACCGTGGCGATGGCTTTGAACTTAGAACGGATGAGTGGGGCGCTATTCGTGCCGGCAAAGGTTTATATATTTCCACAGATATCAGAGAGAAGGCGGAGAAAAAGCAACTTGATCTCGAGGAATCCATTGTTCAACTTGAACAAGCGCTTGCGCTTGCGAGAGAGCTAGCAAGAGCAGCAGATACGTCTCAAACCTATCGCACAGATGTAGATAATCAAGAATCTCAGTTTAAAGGAGTCTATCAAGAACTCAAATTGCCGGGAATGCTCTTAAGCTCTCCGGAAGGCATTGCGCTAACTAGTCCCAAAAGCATTCAAGCTTCGAGCAGTCAAAATATTGCGCTGACCAGTTATCAAAGTATTGATATGAGTAGCTTTAAGGATTTCAGAGTGGCAGCAAAAACAAATGTCTCAATCCTCGCGGTAGAAAAAGATCTCAACTTGATAGCGAACCAAGGACGCATGAAGATTCAGGCTCAGAATAATGAGTTGGAATTATCATCAAAACAAGAGCTGAGAGTGATCTCGAATGATAATAGTATTGTGATCGCGGCTCAAAACGGTATCAAGCTTGTATCGGGCGGTGCTTATATTCTCATCAAAGATGGAAAAGTAGAAATTGGTGGACCTCAACCTTTAGACATTAAAACGGCAGGTTTTAATGTAGTCGGTAGTAATAACATGCCTTATAACTTTACCAATTATGATTCAGAAAACCCGATGTAAAATGATGAGATGTTTGTAATCGAGGATTACAAATTATTTTTAATAATGAACAAGAACGAATTTCGGAACGGAAAACAATTTTTGATAAGGCAAAATCAGGTGAGGATGTAAAAGCTACTGAAGCAAGAAAATACCAAAAGGAAATTACCCTCAAAAGGGCTGAGATTTTAAAAAAAATGGATGACGCAGTTCAAGAATTTTTACAGAAACATCTTCACGAACATGGAGAGTATGCATTTGATATATCGAGTGTATTTAATGATGAACAAGATAAAAAAGATTTATATGCCACTTATATCTGTAATAGCTTAAATCCTATTTGGCGATTATCTAATATAAATTTATCTACGAAAGAAGTACTCGAAATAAAGGAAAGTATGACACAAACTAGAAATGAATATGATATACATCCTAAAAAAGAGGTTGGAGTTGAATACGGTATCAATCTTGGAGTAACGGGAATTGAAAATGAAGGGAGTAGTAGTAAAAATAGACATTGGTGGGACAAAGAAGTAAAGCGCCCGACTGTAAAAGGTGGCTGAATGAAGAGCATAGTTAGTTATCTTAATCACTTTTTATTTTATGGCATCAGCTCAATTTTATTATTAGGATGTAATACAAATATGGATAGCAACTCAAAACTAGATGAATACAGTTATGTTGTGCGATTAAGCGCCCCTAAAGAATATAATTTATTATTTGGAGGACATAATAGCTATTTATATTTATCAGAATTAAATGAGAAATCTGGAAACCTGGTAGATCGTAAAGTAACTACATTTCCCACTTTAGGGGATTTTAAAGGTGGATTTTGGCGTCTAGGTAGTAAAGTAACATCGGGCGGTAATGAAGCTGAATTCCCATCAGGAATTTTTTTAAGATGGTATTCCTTATTTGAAAAGCAAGGTTGGGCGGGTCGTTATGATTTTAATCCGGAATTTATGTCACAAATAAAACAACATTGCTTTATGAATGTGGTTAGAGGGTACGAAGATTGTCTTACAGCTAAAAAGAATATTTTTTCATTTGATATTTATGCAATGCCCAGCGGCTTAGCCTATGTTTATATTAGTGGTGCAGGTGAGACCTATTTTTTAGGAGAAATTCAAGCAGAACCAATAGATATAAACTTTGAAATCTATAAAAAAACTTTAGGCTCGCGTCTCAATGAGACAGGAGATGAGGTATTTAATCGCCGACTCTCTTATCAAACAGAGGAATTTCAAAAAGCATATCACGACGGGACTC contains:
- the tssM gene encoding type VI secretion system membrane subunit TssM is translated as MRRFFSRELQFLNPILKFWRLIAPYLKSAVPALLLLLFIAVHLFVWWKGPSFVIAEEKPLSTITSRVLFSIAFTLLVSIVVGFLQRKEVRQYYRDRQKEELLNTDIKAKYLRKQKEELDDLMVHFKENYQRENHLYDLPWYLVLGYGESGKTSLLQASGQEFLFTSMLDASNFKSENPYSYNWWFTDEALFIDPDSELLSQRALKKLAETDSDPQLARHLWLHFLEWLGDTRPQRPLNGIVMVVDLPDLINTTVINRRAQAGTLRARIQEVIAMISSQLPVYIVFSKMDQLQGFKEFFKHLKKEDREKLLGFTFSIEASKDSKQWLVDFEIQYQLFMTRIKASLPKAMIDNFNENERASLYSFYQQLAGIEQILHQFLKEVLISDKYTMQPLIRGVYFTSVYQQGAPSNIFIKEIVKRYNLDHFAIRAQDNRYSKPHFIKDLFHSVILKESGLATDNHLEQARKQRILKRSLMTGVSIAAIFLLFVNYFYFSNKSSLAKVTKKVEEYSQIANASDAIDPTGKVMLPELNILRDATLELGDYHTQTFYSDLGLNQSKKVGKAVEETYLRLLNYRYLRHLMAGIAQALTLAEPESDEQLKLLRVFHMLTQKKARQPGIVKNYFADYWQRFYAGDATTQISLMNHLDYSLQHTDLGGERARNVQEAENVLVPYDSLIKSTQADLRKIPMEQRIYRSFKYYGLARYETPLDLRTEIGPAFDIIFDTNLDNRTTEIPMIFTKKGLDQYYTVQTDRVYELALVDDWIIGQRDDVSYTNEDLEWFKTKIREYYGADYVANWRQALNALHVKKFENISDGVLVLDSVLGGSQPFQRLLSTINENTHLFANLPEDNEARAELEKSHSYALASKVNRDFSKLNMLTKSVASTEEDGIAPIFNTEVMDHIQNVHSQLKAIQDAPNSGQLALITAKNRINLNDSDPIYALSRVASKLPAPMNNIVSRLATESWNVILEAALAEVDKKWNEKVYYEFSTVLADKYPFNKDAKIDVSLDEFIHFFGKEGTITQFYQNDLAPFLNEQLMVDNGNESLIKDSVRNQLEMAEQIRQAFFNQQGVLGIEFMIAPVSMGHQVQRSVLNIEGQYVVYTHGPKHGYSLVWPNTISTPSHETVVRLTMTGGRQSQRTLTYQGPWAIFRMLDNGQITSLDSHTLSITYNLSGIPMRYELTAFGDINPFTVSLLRNFYLSPSLYK
- the vgrG gene encoding type VI secretion system tip protein VgrG; the encoded protein is MRDTGCNFIYQNSIYFHCDYPGCYKEDISGERYTTPEPSNDSGLSCWIRVSQDWAGAGWGSMQLPRVGQEVIVTFLNGDPDQPIITGRVYNNLQTTPYKMPRYKTVTTIKSKEVKGSGYNELILDDTYTKIKAMLHSTHGASQLSLGYIKSEHRVDKHPDHRGDGFELRTDEWGAIRAGKGLYISTDIREKAEKKQLDLEESIVQLEQALALARELARAADTSQTYRTDVDNQESQFKGVYQELKLPGMLLSSPEGIALTSPKSIQASSSQNIALTSYQSIDMSSFKDFRVAAKTNVSILAVEKDLNLIANQGRMKIQAQNNELELSSKQELRVISNDNSIVIAAQNGIKLVSGGAYILIKDGKVEIGGPQPLDIKTAGFNVVGSNNMPYNFTNYDSENPM
- a CDS encoding phospholipase effector Tle1 domain-containing protein; translation: MSNEQGYQNYEAYEGDYSKNQDVRQGSKMPMGPGSTNGREGSSVKIVLENYTINVFFDGTGNNVHNTEFRLLDEEYDALQKKRQFYKKELAESMAQDIKINVLTERNGKTYITQRSPNLRERIQEEQRLAKEQAQLKKRISDIENEMDHLIDKKKYKDRTYQKEPNVSYRNEFSNVALLHLGSDEFSKNSKNIYIEGAGTTKDEVDDTEGLGFASGEKSGVYVRINEAFKKIQEITKIIKAQRYSVNVFGFSRGSFYARVFCAWLKAAESANEGEEHTHNLRYQHLNAPPDLFNISLLGIYDTVSSHGKEHYSDPEGTRSMSPLALFDSDQFPLAITNDDQDIYKIVHLTAQNEYRDHFPLTPITAALKSQPTKGGSALEISFPGAHSNLGGAYTDVWKEENHYISKTGSLVSHPFFGEKDGAIHWKWWVNKGYYLKSELSKKLYKSISINLVPSLVSAYFVANRGVRNHYQYITFGAMRMAAEKFGTMKFNEKQERLQERLYIFEQAKRGQDVNKQEAIQYQKEISNQRAKVLSNVDAAIRAKMIKHMNDHGKFEFELSKELPDLKDQKCLYGTFICNSLQPISATYKDEVSPVFFEGEFENVEQQLSYEKYDIQPEKKYVERLRTPSVTIHGVENEGTTRRNQSATGIPSRPTVKGG
- a CDS encoding sel1 repeat family protein, producing the protein MHMIFRKVEHSLAMLLIIFKHSLRYLWVIGTLMVIQACAIYKGDNEKYLFHDYDIKRYDITQSFVCQVVTQKKVSWQARQAFQKAEKSFSQNIPLEEKVALYEKALESGETKALSRMLVLYEVYAASNKEAAEGSEYEDYMAEIINIHHKMLIEYNLPEGFSAYAKLKKDGKLLYKDDIKALNYTYHAAMLGDLDGLLMLGDHYMYVEGDYFKGKEVYECAAKQNNIRADLALAKAYEIFEENYPKSLQNHIKAAEKGAPQSLLYLRATFRDGLNGYDKDPDLAMCFHWFNEAFLLQSNQSLAGIRWSCPLPEHPELGKGDLPYDDERKLSIQKVEQEFNPTPVQRNQHMITPLTEMVKKEEQKQMSNNKLLRSLQVVKSKL
- a CDS encoding type VI secretion system Vgr family protein, whose protein sequence is MLAHNITHLFDSQQKYFYTLQVNNDHDLRVVSFSLSEEISQPFKATIVVASTSYHLDFSQFLDHTGLFTFYRNGEVQRYLHGVITSIAKGDRKNRYYLYTLTLEPRIFKLGLRQNVRIFQQQSVEKIVTTLLKESGVFFFNWSLTAKYDYREYCVQYRETDLAFIDRLLAEEGMSYYFEHLEDRHIFVVYDRYTGTGSLDRKIPYHLPQGGAAPAESIYSLYYREEIGFSHVKLTDYCFKKSAYTLSNDAQADLSSHGQNRQYFYYDYPGRYKEDISGERYTRKRLAKLRKSLNTAEVSSNVLSLIAGYRLTLDDHIDDSLNRDWLVAKITHEGTQHQVLEEEGIEGTALYHNQATLIDAKSEWISEGNSKPQIDGSQIAVVVGPDNEEIYCDEYARVRVKFPWDIYRTPEPSNDSGLSCWIRVSQDWAGAGWGSMQLPRVGQEVIVTFLNGDPDQPIITGRVYNNLQTTPYKMPRYKTVTTIKSKEVKGSGYNELILDDTYTKIKAMLHSTHGASQLSLGYIKSEHRVDKHPDHRGDGFELRTDEWGAIRAGKGLYISTDIREKAEKKQLDLEESIVQLEQALALARELARAADTSQTYRTDVDNQESQFKGVYQELKLPGMLLSSPEGIALTSPKSIQTSSSQNITLTSYQSIDMSSFKDFRVAAKTNVSILAVEKDLNLIANQGRMKIQAQNNELELSSKQELRVISNDNSIVIAAQNGIKLVSGGAYILIKDGKVEIGGPQPLDIKTAGFNVVGSNNMPYNFTSYGSENPMLNDEMFVIEDDEGNPIPGFKYKIEREDGEVFRGRTNHKGETMRIGSGNQNLKIEVFRDWEE